The proteins below come from a single bacterium genomic window:
- a CDS encoding UDP-N-acetylglucosamine 2-epimerase — protein MSIDANYELMFGKSELPQFQPMGLTMFPIFVDAERIREAMERAREIGSWVLVFCIGTKPCYYKFWGSIAAARDAGIPYLILDAGQHYDPRLTHGKDEFDFRKNVAVELGIRGDLALKSAELMVKMRWLGKMLRERWPEVTVVPVVLGDTILTSMIPPAWMFSRGEKAIQNEAGLRSMAPREMKGIVELEPGAFIEKQFNGPWELLRDEPMPEQFDTFTSAAGSEFHFAPLELNRDHLLREGHSAENIWVIGGVVSDALELKRRERDPVSVFDEYPQLRRGDWLRIDIHRRGNLTPHRFRSIVEGIVRLVEAGRNVNFVEMNATRHALDVYGLRPDLDRLRGRPNFLYTEVWPKYSHVIEFLESDRCFSVLTDSGGVQEEMNLLGKPCLTCRFNTDRPETVMQARSNLLVPPISGEFIETMVGYLFENPELYRKMVPRRSLYGSGAGKKMIEVVADLIERGAKPFRWAHQAEGFEFPDEGDIEYLKF, from the coding sequence ATGAGTATCGATGCCAATTACGAATTGATGTTCGGGAAGAGCGAGCTTCCCCAGTTCCAACCGATGGGTTTGACGATGTTCCCGATATTCGTCGACGCCGAACGGATCCGGGAAGCGATGGAGCGGGCCCGGGAGATCGGCAGCTGGGTTCTGGTGTTCTGCATCGGGACCAAGCCCTGCTACTACAAGTTCTGGGGCTCGATCGCCGCCGCCCGCGACGCCGGTATCCCCTACCTGATCCTGGACGCCGGGCAGCATTACGATCCCCGCCTCACCCACGGGAAAGACGAGTTCGATTTCAGGAAGAACGTGGCGGTGGAACTCGGTATCCGCGGCGATCTCGCGCTCAAGAGCGCGGAGCTGATGGTCAAGATGCGCTGGTTGGGGAAAATGCTGCGCGAGCGCTGGCCCGAAGTCACGGTCGTTCCCGTGGTCCTGGGAGACACCATTCTTACCAGCATGATCCCGCCCGCCTGGATGTTTTCCCGGGGGGAAAAAGCGATTCAGAACGAGGCGGGGCTGAGAAGCATGGCTCCCCGGGAGATGAAAGGAATCGTCGAGCTCGAACCCGGGGCTTTCATCGAGAAGCAGTTCAACGGGCCCTGGGAGCTGCTGCGTGACGAGCCGATGCCGGAACAGTTCGACACCTTCACCTCCGCCGCCGGTTCCGAGTTTCATTTCGCTCCCCTGGAGCTGAACCGGGACCACCTCCTACGGGAAGGGCATTCCGCCGAAAACATCTGGGTCATCGGCGGAGTGGTCAGCGACGCTCTGGAGCTCAAGCGCCGGGAACGGGACCCCGTCAGCGTCTTCGATGAGTATCCCCAATTACGGCGGGGCGACTGGCTGAGGATAGATATTCACCGGCGCGGGAACCTCACTCCCCACCGATTCCGGTCCATCGTCGAGGGTATCGTCCGCCTGGTGGAGGCGGGCCGGAACGTGAATTTCGTGGAGATGAACGCGACCCGCCACGCTCTCGACGTCTACGGCCTGCGTCCCGATCTCGACCGTCTCCGCGGGCGGCCCAATTTCCTCTATACCGAGGTTTGGCCCAAGTATTCCCATGTGATCGAGTTTCTCGAGTCCGACCGCTGTTTTTCGGTCCTCACGGACTCGGGCGGCGTTCAGGAGGAGATGAACCTGCTGGGAAAGCCCTGCCTTACCTGCCGGTTCAATACCGACCGGCCGGAAACGGTCATGCAGGCGCGGAGCAACCTCCTGGTTCCCCCGATCAGCGGCGAATTCATCGAAACGATGGTCGGTTACCTCTTCGAAAATCCGGAACTGTACCGGAAGATGGTCCCCCGGCGCTCCCTCTACGGCAGCGGCGCCGGGAAGAAGATGATCGAGGTGGTGGCGGACCTGATCGAGCGCGGGGCCAAGCCGTTCCGATGGGCCCACCAGGCCGAAGGCTTCGAATTCCCGGACGAGGGCGACATCGAATACCTGAAATTTTAG
- a CDS encoding alkaline phosphatase family protein, whose product MKTIVIGLDGANWDLLGPWLKDGELPNLALLREEGSWGVSLAQLPAVTCPNWRCYSTGKNPGKLGVYWWKMLDKKARRLRGFDAKTFKSADYFDYLAERMRVGVLNFPTSYPPKRTCGFWIAGPPDAAETGYAEPPEMEVRLREEFGYRVHPRIPLQTQEDDNKEAIAGILDLIGTRFRVAEALLDEVDFLQLSIYYSNNLQHFLFDHPATLAAWRIIDRYLGIFRARPDLRIVLMSDHGIGKVSATFHINRWLEEEGLLSLIPGAHWSRRLAAVKPFGFNPRGLLKDFFEARGLKERLRHTLPRALSSLLFLSESPLSPIPLEIVDWEKSRAIGLGQGVVYILRDKDDEEYYRVRSRVKEGLTSLKNPVSGQPVARGVYAREEVYRGPYLDFAPDLVFEQAHDLYTVASYNPTAFSLPTRWRAENVREGIFLAAGEGIHPGPCPGPINIIDLAPTIMHWLGMEIPEDMDGRVVGELFEAGSEPAARTVRKREPIRVDPAVASPSEQAELTQRLESLGYL is encoded by the coding sequence TTGAAGACGATCGTGATCGGTCTTGATGGGGCCAACTGGGATCTCCTGGGGCCCTGGTTGAAAGACGGAGAACTTCCCAACTTAGCGCTCCTGCGGGAAGAAGGAAGCTGGGGAGTCTCATTGGCCCAGCTCCCAGCCGTTACCTGTCCCAACTGGCGCTGTTACTCCACAGGGAAGAATCCGGGAAAGTTGGGGGTTTATTGGTGGAAGATGCTTGATAAAAAGGCGCGGCGGTTGCGGGGCTTTGATGCGAAGACCTTCAAGTCCGCCGATTATTTCGATTATCTAGCGGAACGGATGAGAGTTGGGGTTCTGAACTTTCCCACTTCTTATCCCCCCAAGCGCACATGCGGGTTCTGGATAGCAGGGCCGCCCGATGCCGCCGAGACGGGGTATGCCGAGCCTCCGGAAATGGAGGTTCGTCTGCGCGAAGAGTTCGGATACCGGGTCCACCCTCGCATCCCGCTCCAGACCCAGGAGGACGATAACAAGGAGGCTATCGCGGGGATACTCGACTTAATTGGAACACGGTTCCGAGTCGCCGAGGCCCTTTTGGATGAGGTCGATTTTCTCCAGCTTTCGATTTATTATAGCAACAATCTTCAGCATTTTCTTTTCGATCATCCCGCCACACTTGCTGCCTGGAGAATAATCGACCGTTATCTCGGCATTTTTCGGGCGCGCCCCGATCTCCGGATTGTTCTCATGTCGGACCACGGGATAGGGAAGGTAAGTGCGACCTTCCATATTAACCGCTGGTTGGAGGAGGAAGGTCTGCTTTCTCTGATCCCGGGTGCACATTGGAGCCGGCGCCTGGCCGCGGTCAAACCTTTCGGCTTCAATCCCAGAGGTTTGTTGAAGGATTTCTTCGAGGCTCGCGGGCTCAAAGAGAGACTCCGTCACACCCTCCCCCGGGCCCTTTCATCTCTACTCTTCCTATCGGAGAGTCCCCTGAGCCCGATTCCTCTAGAAATAGTCGATTGGGAGAAATCCCGCGCTATTGGACTCGGTCAGGGGGTCGTCTATATTCTAAGAGATAAAGACGATGAGGAGTACTACCGCGTGCGGAGCCGAGTTAAAGAAGGCTTGACTAGCCTGAAAAATCCCGTTTCGGGTCAACCGGTTGCGCGGGGAGTCTACGCCCGGGAGGAAGTCTATCGAGGTCCCTATCTGGATTTTGCCCCTGACTTGGTGTTCGAACAGGCCCACGACCTATACACGGTGGCTTCGTACAACCCCACAGCCTTCAGTCTTCCCACCCGGTGGAGGGCGGAAAATGTCCGGGAAGGGATATTCCTGGCGGCTGGCGAGGGGATTCACCCGGGGCCGTGTCCCGGGCCGATTAACATCATCGATCTTGCCCCTACGATTATGCATTGGCTCGGGATGGAGATTCCCGAGGATATGGACGGCCGGGTTGTTGGGGAATTATTTGAAGCGGGGAGCGAACCGGCGGCTAGGACGGTGCGCAAACGCGAGCCCATCAGGGTAGATCCGGCCGTTGCCTCACCTTCCGAACAGGCCGAATTGACGCAACGCCTCGAGAGTTTGGGATATCTGTGA
- a CDS encoding glycosyltransferase family 4 protein: MSGEKITVVCNDLSHQPFGRAALLAEVLALRYKVEIVGITEKSGLWAPWASTHIPIRSVEVSTGGRLFPGFVKALHRLKNLIDADAVYAVKTRVPSLLPALLAKKKARIPVVVDIDDWESSLYTSFRLRDQSKRELLRDPESLLYTRWAEKAVKRVDGVTVVSSFLRDYFGRGVLLPHGRNTDVLDPKLFSKSENRKRLGWDDYRIAVYLGTPTRRAFDVETVAAAVGSVSDPRFRLAVIGAGTGSTVIRNLKEKIGDKLVVEETVPFSRMPEYLTAADVVLLPSPDVPTMKANIPAKLFDAMALGCPIVATAVSDIPSILQECGWLVPPGDPVRMAAALDKALGDRNRAGEMGAKARERCIEKYGYPKMLETLMNVFEPLIGSSSRSAREHAQ; encoded by the coding sequence ATGAGCGGGGAAAAAATAACGGTTGTCTGTAACGATCTTTCTCATCAGCCATTCGGCCGAGCCGCGCTGCTGGCCGAAGTCCTTGCTCTGCGCTACAAGGTCGAAATCGTCGGGATAACCGAAAAAAGCGGACTTTGGGCCCCGTGGGCATCGACCCACATCCCGATCAGGAGTGTGGAAGTCTCGACGGGGGGGCGCCTTTTCCCGGGTTTCGTCAAAGCGCTCCACCGACTGAAAAATCTGATCGACGCGGATGCCGTGTACGCCGTCAAGACCCGCGTTCCCAGTCTGCTCCCGGCCCTGCTGGCAAAAAAGAAGGCAAGAATACCGGTCGTGGTCGATATCGACGACTGGGAGTCTTCCTTGTATACATCATTCCGGCTCCGCGACCAATCCAAACGCGAGCTTCTCCGGGACCCGGAGAGCCTTTTATATACGCGTTGGGCGGAAAAGGCGGTAAAACGGGTCGACGGCGTGACGGTGGTGTCGAGCTTCCTCCGCGATTATTTCGGTCGTGGGGTCCTGTTGCCCCATGGGCGCAACACCGATGTGTTGGACCCGAAGTTGTTTTCGAAGTCGGAAAACAGAAAACGCCTGGGATGGGACGATTATCGAATAGCGGTTTATCTGGGAACTCCGACTCGGCGGGCCTTCGATGTCGAAACCGTTGCGGCGGCCGTGGGGTCCGTATCCGATCCGAGGTTTCGGTTGGCCGTCATAGGAGCCGGAACCGGCTCGACGGTTATTCGAAATCTCAAGGAAAAGATTGGAGATAAGCTCGTTGTCGAGGAAACCGTCCCTTTTTCTCGGATGCCGGAATACCTGACCGCCGCTGATGTAGTGCTGCTGCCTTCCCCGGATGTGCCGACGATGAAGGCTAATATCCCCGCGAAACTTTTTGACGCGATGGCCTTGGGCTGCCCGATCGTGGCTACGGCGGTTTCCGATATCCCGTCTATACTCCAAGAATGCGGGTGGCTGGTCCCTCCGGGAGATCCGGTTCGCATGGCCGCGGCTCTCGATAAAGCTCTCGGGGACCGGAATCGAGCCGGAGAGATGGGGGCAAAGGCGAGAGAGAGGTGTATTGAAAAATACGGTTATCCTAAAATGCTTGAAACCTTGATGAACGTTTTCGAGCCGCTGATCGGTTCGTCATCCCGATCGGCAAGGGAGCATGCCCAATGA
- a CDS encoding methyltransferase domain-containing protein, with the protein MTNLPDRVKSANRAVFDRGASRYDEENPAHYNRVTQARIAEVLDIIRQGADGGRLLDAGCGTGNVLREARNRFSEVFQFDISFEMCRRAAGKGADVVCADFDHIPFPAETFSGVTAFSVIHHLVDQKTLLAETFRVLQPGGFFYADYDPNRFHDATRRGRVYDRIKAALVRLRGSRIRRHEHPPDGHGEAELAEYGHHVLKGLNPAELEEQLRAAGFREVRFYFHDDYSSLDGCGEQRRWFRRFGRLVGFVLGRTRPDFFPYLLTLARK; encoded by the coding sequence ATGACTAATTTACCTGACAGGGTCAAATCGGCCAACCGAGCGGTCTTCGATCGGGGCGCTTCCCGCTACGACGAAGAAAATCCCGCCCATTACAACCGCGTCACCCAGGCCCGGATCGCCGAGGTGCTGGATATCATCAGGCAAGGAGCCGACGGCGGTCGCCTGCTCGACGCCGGGTGCGGGACCGGGAACGTTCTCCGCGAAGCCCGGAATCGTTTTTCCGAGGTTTTCCAGTTCGATATCAGTTTCGAGATGTGCCGCCGTGCGGCGGGAAAGGGAGCCGACGTCGTCTGCGCCGACTTCGACCACATTCCTTTTCCGGCCGAGACCTTTTCGGGGGTGACCGCGTTTTCGGTTATTCATCACTTGGTCGATCAAAAGACATTGCTGGCCGAAACGTTCCGGGTCCTCCAACCCGGAGGGTTTTTTTACGCCGATTACGATCCCAACCGCTTTCACGACGCCACCCGGCGGGGAAGGGTATACGACCGGATCAAGGCAGCCCTGGTACGTCTGCGCGGCAGCCGGATTCGGAGGCACGAGCACCCCCCCGACGGCCATGGAGAAGCGGAACTGGCGGAATACGGGCATCACGTCCTCAAAGGTCTGAATCCGGCCGAATTGGAAGAACAGCTTCGTGCAGCCGGATTCCGGGAAGTCCGGTTTTATTTCCATGACGATTACAGTTCCCTGGACGGTTGCGGCGAGCAGCGCCGGTGGTTCCGCCGTTTCGGGCGCCTGGTGGGATTTGTCCTGGGAAGGACTCGTCCCGATTTTTTTCCTTACCTGCTGACCCTGGCCAGGAAATGA
- a CDS encoding GxxExxY protein translates to MEYLYSETTEKIIQAAYRVHKTLGFGFLEKVYENALAVELGNTGMMVEQQKPLAVYYEGNIVGDFVIDMLVDGKIVVEIKAVKKLIDVHEIQLLNYLKGCRLEVGLLINFGTSVQTKRKYLHH, encoded by the coding sequence ATGGAATATCTCTATAGCGAGACGACGGAGAAAATAATACAGGCTGCTTATCGTGTGCATAAGACACTGGGTTTCGGATTTTTGGAAAAAGTGTATGAGAATGCCTTGGCCGTCGAACTCGGCAATACCGGTATGATGGTGGAACAACAGAAGCCTTTAGCCGTGTATTATGAAGGAAACATTGTCGGCGATTTCGTCATCGACATGCTCGTGGACGGGAAGATCGTGGTAGAGATCAAGGCGGTTAAGAAACTCATCGATGTGCATGAGATTCAGTTATTGAACTACTTGAAAGGTTGCCGGCTTGAAGTCGGACTGTTGATTAACTTCGGAACCTCGGTTCAAACCAAGAGGAAATACCTGCATCATTAA
- a CDS encoding class I SAM-dependent methyltransferase — MRRGWMKRIRRLKAHARGRRLLDVGCGTGMFISIALEEGFDAWGFEVQSAAEIAAQNSSIKGRIYTGESLECLKGETFNVLTMWGVLEHLDSPALILGGVGKLLNKGGIFALSTPNISSMNRWLFGTKWRFFIPSEHVIHFNKENLKKGLEQAGFRIVKINTVFSQPALREGLYSLNTVMRHIFMILAIPLLWLFRRPLEWIGLGDTLEIIAVLR, encoded by the coding sequence ATGCGTCGGGGTTGGATGAAGAGGATTCGTAGACTGAAGGCTCATGCACGAGGGAGACGCTTACTTGATGTTGGATGTGGTACGGGAATGTTTATAAGCATAGCTTTGGAAGAAGGTTTTGACGCCTGGGGATTTGAAGTCCAGTCCGCCGCGGAGATAGCCGCTCAAAATAGTAGCATTAAGGGAAGGATATACACAGGCGAATCACTAGAATGCTTAAAAGGTGAGACTTTCAATGTGCTAACTATGTGGGGGGTGCTTGAGCATCTCGATAGTCCAGCTCTAATTCTGGGTGGCGTCGGTAAGTTATTAAATAAAGGGGGGATATTTGCCTTATCTACCCCAAATATTTCATCGATGAACAGGTGGTTATTTGGAACTAAGTGGCGTTTTTTTATCCCTAGTGAACATGTTATTCATTTTAATAAGGAGAACTTAAAAAAAGGGTTAGAACAAGCAGGTTTTAGAATAGTGAAAATTAACACGGTTTTTAGCCAGCCAGCTTTGCGCGAAGGGCTGTATTCATTAAATACAGTTATGCGTCATATTTTTATGATCTTGGCTATACCATTGTTATGGTTATTCCGCAGGCCATTAGAGTGGATAGGGTTGGGAGATACACTAGAAATTATTGCGGTTCTGCGCTGA
- a CDS encoding glycosyltransferase codes for MLLISYWFPPVGGTWVMRAQKLAKYLPRYGWEPVILCARNPHETVKRMDMSLFDELPTSLLVYRARSPEPLFMLDTAKRFARRAIPAGTVRGRRALDALDWRLDRWYDRFSRRLVPDPTAAWMPWAGRLGRRIITRHRPAAILSTAPPYSNHIVAMRLKRESGLPWIADWRDLWTLDRRYSKTGRLRRREEVLERSVLKEADAVTGILDEINASHIGLAGAENPEKFHTIPHGFDPDDFHEPPLDPAPGKWNISYAGTFTQEIRPGVFLDGVRHAVDADARLAEKLRVNFIGSPNPELAWAVAERKLEPWVAFTGFLPHRRATRTMMGSDLLLLVLGDVPRGEMVVSNKIFEYLASRRPILALVSEGAAAEVIRATGAGLVVSPPDPAAVAAAITAAFHGKGAARCRVDASKLDEYDRSLHARKFAEILDGLTGRET; via the coding sequence GTGCTGCTGATCTCTTATTGGTTTCCCCCGGTGGGAGGAACCTGGGTCATGCGGGCGCAGAAACTCGCCAAGTACCTGCCCCGGTATGGCTGGGAACCGGTCATCCTCTGCGCCCGCAACCCTCATGAAACCGTGAAGAGGATGGATATGAGCCTTTTCGACGAGCTGCCGACCTCGCTTCTCGTTTACAGGGCGCGTTCGCCCGAACCTCTGTTTATGCTAGACACGGCCAAGCGGTTCGCGCGGCGCGCGATACCGGCGGGAACAGTGCGCGGCCGGCGGGCGCTTGATGCTCTCGACTGGCGCCTGGATCGATGGTACGACCGGTTCAGCCGCCGACTGGTTCCCGATCCCACGGCGGCCTGGATGCCGTGGGCCGGACGGTTGGGGCGCCGGATCATAACCCGGCACCGTCCGGCGGCGATCCTCTCCACGGCTCCTCCCTACAGCAATCATATCGTCGCTATGCGCTTGAAGAGGGAATCCGGGCTTCCCTGGATTGCCGATTGGCGCGATCTGTGGACCCTGGATAGGCGTTACTCGAAGACCGGTCGCCTCCGGCGCAGGGAGGAAGTTCTGGAAAGATCCGTTTTGAAAGAAGCGGACGCCGTTACCGGCATCCTCGATGAAATCAATGCCAGCCACATCGGGCTCGCCGGCGCGGAAAATCCGGAGAAATTCCACACCATCCCGCATGGGTTCGATCCCGATGATTTTCACGAGCCCCCCCTCGATCCGGCGCCGGGGAAATGGAATATTTCCTACGCCGGGACCTTTACCCAGGAAATCAGGCCCGGGGTGTTCCTCGACGGCGTTCGCCACGCCGTGGACGCCGACGCGCGGCTGGCTGAAAAACTCAGGGTCAACTTCATCGGTTCGCCCAACCCGGAATTGGCTTGGGCGGTGGCGGAAAGAAAACTGGAGCCATGGGTCGCCTTTACCGGTTTTCTGCCTCATCGCCGGGCTACCCGGACCATGATGGGATCCGATCTGCTCTTGCTGGTTCTCGGCGACGTTCCGCGGGGCGAGATGGTGGTTTCCAACAAGATTTTCGAGTATCTGGCTTCCCGGAGGCCGATACTGGCTTTGGTGTCGGAGGGCGCGGCGGCGGAAGTGATCCGTGCCACCGGTGCGGGTCTGGTGGTGTCTCCCCCCGACCCGGCCGCGGTGGCCGCGGCGATTACAGCCGCGTTTCACGGTAAAGGAGCGGCCCGGTGCCGGGTCGACGCTTCCAAGTTGGATGAGTATGATCGGTCTCTTCACGCCCGAAAGTTTGCCGAAATCCTGGATGGCTTAACGGGACGGGAAACATGA
- a CDS encoding glycosyltransferase family 4 protein: MLEGVDLVIPFSEFSASEVRRWASPKKMEVVYVGGIDVDRYRPAREKEDLVISGGWITRSNLKRKGHEDFVKAAALLPHIKFALVGKDRDGTIDYLRTIAPPNLDFVGDEQRLEYFQKARVYVQLSAHEGFGLSVAEAMACGCIPVVTGRGSLPEVVGETGVFAEYADPASAAAAISRALCFPASAGEKARNRVIANFDLKAREKGLVRVLRELVQDKKEETIEDDRDRS; this comes from the coding sequence ATGCTGGAAGGGGTGGATCTGGTCATTCCCTTCTCCGAGTTTTCGGCTTCCGAGGTCCGGCGCTGGGCCAGCCCGAAGAAGATGGAGGTTGTCTATGTGGGAGGAATAGACGTCGACCGATATCGTCCTGCCCGAGAGAAGGAGGATTTGGTTATAAGTGGTGGTTGGATTACACGTTCAAACCTGAAAAGAAAAGGACACGAAGACTTTGTCAAAGCAGCAGCTCTTTTGCCACATATCAAGTTCGCTCTGGTCGGGAAGGACCGGGATGGAACCATCGATTATCTTCGCACGATTGCTCCTCCCAACCTTGATTTTGTAGGGGATGAGCAAAGGCTGGAATACTTCCAGAAAGCAAGGGTTTATGTCCAGCTTTCGGCACACGAAGGGTTCGGGCTATCGGTGGCCGAAGCCATGGCCTGCGGCTGTATCCCCGTGGTGACCGGGAGGGGTTCGCTTCCCGAAGTTGTCGGAGAGACAGGTGTCTTTGCCGAATATGCTGATCCGGCTTCCGCCGCCGCGGCCATCTCCCGAGCCTTGTGCTTCCCGGCTTCAGCCGGAGAAAAGGCCAGGAACAGGGTAATCGCCAATTTTGACTTGAAAGCCAGAGAAAAGGGTCTGGTTCGAGTTTTGCGGGAGCTTGTTCAAGATAAAAAGGAAGAGACGATTGAAGACGATCGTGATCGGTCTTGA
- a CDS encoding GxxExxY protein has product MEEKEVMRLCDRVRETSMAIHKYLRWGHLEKVYENALVHRLYKAGIKLERQYPVSVYDEDGELLGQFVADLLIEGELLVELKACRNIAEEHTAQILGYLRATGLEHGMLINFGAPRLQIRKYILNRDDIREGDC; this is encoded by the coding sequence ATGGAAGAAAAGGAGGTAATGAGACTATGTGACCGGGTACGGGAAACAAGTATGGCGATACATAAATATCTGAGATGGGGTCACCTTGAAAAAGTATACGAAAATGCGCTTGTTCACAGGCTTTATAAAGCCGGAATAAAACTGGAAAGGCAATACCCGGTGTCGGTTTATGATGAAGATGGGGAATTGTTGGGGCAATTCGTAGCGGATCTGCTGATTGAAGGGGAGCTTCTCGTCGAATTAAAGGCATGCCGGAATATAGCCGAGGAACATACGGCCCAGATACTGGGTTATTTGAGGGCCACGGGGTTGGAACACGGTATGCTTATTAACTTTGGCGCTCCTCGGCTGCAGATAAGAAAATATATCTTGAATCGCGACGACATACGCGAAGGCGATTGCTAG
- a CDS encoding polysaccharide deacetylase family protein produces the protein MLYCTYQDLGHRPEIEYVFHFLANRLQSPEVVVAPYGMGGPVPAEAVTIAYGRVPPPGHSRRLLQIIPSGLIGRVPEVGVSKTTAGHNACPILFGQNRAEETFQNGNVSVRTEEDLIAGIFYLLSRLEETRRGERDRFERYPAARSLLSQSNLLKQPLADRYAERILDWVQQIGLSLVRKAPWSGRKFAACITCDIDHFRRYRRWQLFRGAAAAILKHGDVRGAIRAAGELFLSDPFDTFHYYDSLSRAAFYILVGGKTRFDGCNSLEDKSFRRLIRRLGRKHEIGLHGSYDSFLDAGLLSREKAALEEVTGSPVIGVRQHFLRFSVPSTWRVQEESGFVYDTTLAYAEAPGFRAGTCLPFMPFDTQFRREMGIWELPLTIMESSLIRYLDLEPEQGLKLMVELIDEIRSVGGVFVLLWHNSSLGRAAPPGWNSVFARTIEYLREKEAFLTVPEEVIGLWSARAH, from the coding sequence ATGCTCTACTGCACCTACCAGGACCTTGGGCATCGCCCCGAGATCGAATACGTGTTCCATTTCCTAGCGAACCGTCTCCAATCGCCCGAGGTGGTCGTTGCTCCGTATGGAATGGGTGGTCCAGTCCCGGCTGAAGCCGTCACTATTGCATATGGTAGGGTGCCTCCTCCCGGCCATTCCCGTCGCTTACTCCAGATTATTCCCTCGGGTCTTATCGGTCGTGTCCCCGAGGTTGGCGTATCTAAGACAACGGCGGGACATAACGCTTGCCCGATACTCTTCGGGCAAAACCGGGCCGAAGAAACATTCCAGAACGGGAATGTTTCGGTCCGAACCGAAGAGGATCTTATTGCCGGGATATTTTATCTTTTAAGCCGCCTGGAAGAGACAAGAAGGGGGGAACGGGATAGATTCGAGCGTTATCCCGCGGCAAGGAGTTTATTAAGTCAATCGAACCTGCTGAAACAACCATTGGCCGATAGGTACGCCGAGCGGATCTTGGATTGGGTCCAACAAATCGGACTTTCCTTGGTGCGTAAGGCCCCCTGGTCCGGCCGGAAATTTGCTGCTTGTATCACCTGTGACATCGATCACTTCAGACGCTATCGAAGGTGGCAACTGTTCCGCGGCGCGGCGGCGGCTATTTTAAAACACGGCGATGTACGGGGGGCGATTCGGGCGGCCGGAGAATTATTTCTTTCCGATCCGTTCGATACCTTTCATTATTACGACAGCCTTTCCCGTGCAGCCTTTTACATTCTCGTCGGTGGGAAAACTCGATTCGACGGGTGCAACAGTCTCGAAGACAAGTCCTTTCGTCGGCTTATTCGCAGGCTGGGGCGTAAGCACGAGATAGGTTTGCATGGGTCTTATGATTCATTCCTCGATGCGGGATTGCTTTCCCGCGAGAAAGCGGCCCTGGAAGAAGTGACGGGGAGTCCGGTCATCGGCGTGCGCCAACATTTTCTTCGGTTCAGCGTACCATCCACGTGGCGGGTCCAGGAGGAATCCGGGTTCGTTTACGATACGACGCTTGCTTACGCCGAGGCCCCCGGCTTCCGGGCCGGAACCTGTTTGCCTTTCATGCCCTTCGATACCCAATTTCGACGCGAGATGGGTATCTGGGAACTGCCGCTAACGATAATGGAATCATCCCTGATCCGTTATCTTGACCTGGAGCCCGAACAGGGATTGAAACTAATGGTCGAGCTGATAGATGAAATCAGGTCCGTTGGAGGGGTTTTCGTTTTGCTCTGGCACAACTCCTCACTGGGAAGGGCTGCCCCCCCCGGTTGGAATTCGGTATTTGCCCGCACCATCGAGTATTTAAGGGAAAAAGAGGCCTTCCTGACCGTTCCGGAAGAGGTGATAGGGTTATGGAGTGCGAGAGCGCATTGA